Proteins encoded in a region of the Thiohalorhabdus denitrificans genome:
- a CDS encoding YhjD/YihY/BrkB family envelope integrity protein, with the protein MASRWERLTRWLNRALWGQEVSGLPWRRRVLVRSGQILWALALDLYEGALTRHTTSLVYTTLLSLVPMLAFGFSVLTALGMQNRLEPLLLGFLAPLGPEGRGFAERILEFVDNIEVGVLGTMGLGFLLFTVGSLIYKIETSFNYIWDIREARSWPQSVSGYLSVIFGGPILIFTTIGMTARALESPWFRVIWGLEPFGTVLVLLSQLLPVALVVGAFTLFYLLVPNTRVPSLNALTGGVVAGLLWQLSGWVFGSFVASSARYAAIYSGFAIGLLFMIWLYLSWLILLVGARITFFFQHPEYLGQPEQGTPLRGRPRQRAALTAMLLVCREFELGRSPWTLEALQARLGIPGNPLLGVLEDLHGAGLIAPTGESPPAYLPARDPDTVTVKEVIDAVTRSSGGAGPPRYRLRPDPVADRLMERMDRALEQELGSVTVGALAAAPGGDAGVAEAGE; encoded by the coding sequence ATGGCGAGTCGCTGGGAGCGGTTAACCCGTTGGCTGAACCGGGCCCTCTGGGGCCAGGAGGTGAGCGGCCTCCCCTGGAGGCGCCGCGTCCTGGTCCGCTCCGGACAGATCCTCTGGGCCCTCGCCCTGGACCTCTACGAGGGCGCTCTGACCCGTCACACCACCAGCCTGGTCTACACCACCCTGCTGTCCCTGGTGCCGATGCTGGCCTTCGGCTTCTCGGTGCTCACGGCCCTGGGTATGCAGAACCGCCTGGAGCCGCTCCTCCTCGGCTTCCTCGCCCCCCTGGGGCCCGAGGGCCGGGGCTTCGCCGAGCGCATCCTCGAATTCGTGGACAACATCGAGGTGGGGGTGCTCGGCACCATGGGGCTGGGTTTCCTCCTGTTCACCGTGGGCTCCCTGATCTACAAGATCGAGACCAGCTTCAACTACATCTGGGACATCCGGGAGGCCCGGAGCTGGCCGCAGAGCGTCAGCGGTTACCTGAGCGTGATCTTCGGCGGCCCCATCCTGATCTTCACCACCATCGGCATGACCGCCCGGGCCCTGGAGTCCCCCTGGTTCCGGGTCATCTGGGGCCTGGAGCCCTTCGGTACGGTGCTGGTCCTGCTGTCCCAGCTGCTCCCGGTGGCCCTGGTGGTGGGGGCCTTCACCCTGTTCTACCTCCTGGTGCCCAACACCCGGGTACCTTCCCTCAACGCCCTCACCGGAGGCGTGGTGGCTGGTCTCCTGTGGCAGCTCTCCGGCTGGGTCTTCGGGAGCTTCGTGGCCAGCTCGGCCCGCTACGCGGCCATCTACTCCGGCTTCGCCATCGGCCTGCTGTTCATGATCTGGCTCTATCTGAGCTGGCTGATCCTACTGGTGGGGGCGCGGATCACCTTCTTCTTCCAGCACCCCGAGTACCTGGGCCAGCCCGAGCAGGGAACGCCGCTGCGCGGCCGGCCCCGGCAGCGGGCGGCCCTCACGGCCATGCTCCTGGTGTGCCGGGAATTCGAGCTGGGCCGGTCCCCCTGGACCCTGGAGGCCCTGCAGGCCCGCCTCGGGATCCCCGGAAATCCCCTGCTGGGGGTCCTCGAGGACCTCCACGGGGCGGGCCTGATCGCGCCCACCGGGGAGAGCCCCCCGGCCTATCTGCCCGCCCGGGATCCCGATACCGTCACGGTCAAGGAGGTGATCGATGCGGTGACCCGCTCCTCCGGCGGGGCCGGCCCGCCGCGCTACCGCCTGCGCCCCGATCCCGTGGCCGATCGCCTCATGGAGCGCATGGACCGGGCCCTGGAGCAGGAGCTCGGGTCGGTGACCGTGGGCGCGCTGGCCGCGGCGCCCGGCGGGGATGCCGGGGTCGCGGAGGCCGGGGAATAG
- a CDS encoding CbbQ/NirQ/NorQ/GpvN family protein, which yields MVKKFIDRLRGVERDVIQAPEDGDAPFYAAQGGEIEFFQAAYDERLPVMLKGPTGCGKTRFLEHVAHKLGRPLVTVSCHEDLTSSDLVGRFLLQGEETVWQDGPLTKAVKEGAICYLDEIVEARTDTTVVIHPLTDHRRQLPLDKKGQIIDAHEDFMLVISYNPGYQTVLKDLKPSTKQRFVAYNFDYPSEAVEREIVAKESEGLDGELLDKLVAAGRQARNLKDHGLDEVTSTRALVYAGQLIHAGMAPLEACRAAMVAPITDDPELSEALMEIMRTHFGAEATA from the coding sequence ATGGTAAAGAAGTTCATCGATAGATTGCGGGGCGTGGAGCGGGACGTGATCCAGGCCCCCGAGGACGGCGACGCGCCCTTCTACGCCGCCCAGGGTGGCGAGATCGAATTCTTCCAGGCCGCCTACGACGAGCGCCTGCCGGTGATGCTCAAGGGCCCCACCGGGTGCGGCAAGACCCGCTTTCTGGAGCACGTGGCCCACAAGCTGGGCCGTCCTCTGGTTACCGTCTCCTGCCACGAGGACCTCACCAGCTCCGACCTGGTGGGCCGCTTCCTGCTGCAGGGCGAGGAGACGGTGTGGCAGGACGGCCCGCTCACCAAGGCGGTGAAGGAAGGGGCCATCTGCTACCTGGATGAGATCGTCGAGGCCCGCACGGACACCACGGTGGTGATCCATCCCCTCACCGACCACCGCCGCCAGCTCCCCCTGGACAAGAAGGGCCAGATCATCGACGCCCACGAGGACTTCATGCTGGTGATCTCCTACAACCCGGGGTACCAGACCGTCCTCAAGGACCTGAAGCCTTCCACCAAGCAGCGCTTCGTGGCCTACAACTTCGACTACCCCTCCGAGGCGGTGGAGCGCGAGATCGTGGCCAAGGAGTCCGAGGGCCTCGACGGCGAGCTGCTGGACAAGCTGGTGGCCGCCGGCCGCCAGGCCCGCAACCTCAAGGACCACGGCCTCGACGAGGTGACCTCCACCCGCGCCCTGGTGTACGCCGGCCAGCTCATCCACGCCGGCATGGCGCCCCTGGAGGCCTGCCGGGCCGCCATGGTCGCCCCTATCACCGACGACCCGGAGCTTTCCGAGGCGCTGATGGAGATCATGCGCACCCACTTCGGCGCCGAGGCGACGGCCTGA
- a CDS encoding nitric oxide reductase activation protein NorD: MTENEALLEIEEIRQHLEGVSFVAHRDSTQVLPTVQERFGAEAALHWLEHARDLFFHDREAGKAFIRNTEQAIAACDCLDWVEQAAEFLRWRGSYKALEAFMPQVGEVYAELGPEGERTWFELGIRWLDRHLDSGTSYFRTPWRDLAGGKGAAGMEELLAPAEKLFQERRVALGSYVTGAMRVRDLVGPEGLDQWARRGADILQASRQRGEAYFRLESAESVGLLLEAVPGYRVREHARLLQMLQAAWFGRAHPFAESEWIPGEGRPLADTDGEAIFLPAVFPSRDEALLAVFHVAGHLELGTYQRDAIDALFAEAGMAHPPLEDDQRVTWRPLYAAYGDELFRFQLLFDLCEDLRVDAALDRIIPGHLRRLKALAERNGEPEGAAAAYWRLARASVRGALGEAELDERLRPLLEPGATLLDAFRIANRLYEEETGLPTPDLAARDEAYLPGRGPNASRPVYPRSRGEEDQDPSASDDLEESRGEEAANQEEQEGGETQEDPDWSMPPEETGGSGGRIGAGINTATAVSGKRRQRRADQVGVGYPEWDYRDRDYKPDWAWIQEKGLAEVDPAAAAEMLTAHGDTLTRLKRALQMQKPQRPAPLRRQLDGEELDVEAAMDFVTEKRAGNAPEPYVYQHRARVERDTAVLLLADLSTSIMAPCESGEGRVVDRLRAGMLLFAEALDTLGDPFALAGFASKYRDSVSYYPIKEFGQALDAEVRGTIAGINGRLATRMGAAIRHASGRFAGVNAERRLLLILSDGRPADYDDGGDPRYLHEDTRMAVKEAVDRGIHPFCLTLDPSGSDYLPAIFGPGHYLVLDRVDELPQRLPEVYLRLRAG; the protein is encoded by the coding sequence ATGACCGAGAACGAAGCCCTCCTCGAGATCGAGGAGATCCGCCAGCACCTGGAAGGGGTGAGCTTCGTCGCCCACCGCGACTCCACCCAGGTGCTGCCCACGGTCCAGGAGCGGTTCGGCGCCGAGGCGGCGCTGCACTGGCTGGAGCACGCCCGCGACCTGTTCTTCCACGACCGCGAGGCGGGCAAGGCCTTCATCCGCAACACGGAGCAGGCCATCGCCGCCTGCGACTGCCTGGACTGGGTGGAGCAGGCGGCGGAGTTCCTGCGCTGGCGCGGCTCCTACAAGGCCCTGGAGGCCTTCATGCCCCAGGTGGGCGAGGTCTACGCCGAGCTGGGCCCGGAGGGCGAGCGCACCTGGTTCGAGCTCGGCATCCGCTGGCTGGATCGCCACCTGGACTCGGGCACCAGCTACTTCCGTACCCCCTGGCGCGACCTCGCCGGCGGCAAGGGCGCCGCGGGCATGGAGGAGCTGCTGGCCCCCGCCGAGAAGCTGTTCCAGGAGCGCCGGGTGGCCCTGGGCAGCTACGTCACCGGGGCTATGCGGGTGCGCGACCTGGTGGGCCCCGAGGGGCTGGACCAGTGGGCGCGCCGGGGCGCGGATATCCTGCAGGCCTCCCGCCAGCGCGGCGAGGCCTACTTCCGGCTGGAGAGCGCCGAGAGCGTGGGCCTGCTGCTGGAGGCCGTGCCCGGCTATCGGGTGCGGGAGCACGCCCGGCTGCTGCAGATGCTGCAGGCGGCCTGGTTCGGCCGGGCCCATCCCTTCGCCGAGAGCGAGTGGATCCCGGGCGAAGGCCGGCCCCTGGCGGACACCGACGGCGAGGCAATCTTCTTGCCCGCGGTGTTCCCCAGCCGCGACGAGGCCCTGCTGGCCGTCTTCCATGTGGCCGGCCACCTCGAGTTGGGCACCTACCAACGGGACGCCATCGACGCCCTGTTCGCCGAGGCGGGCATGGCCCATCCGCCCCTGGAGGACGACCAGCGCGTCACCTGGCGGCCGCTCTACGCCGCCTACGGCGACGAGCTGTTCCGCTTCCAGCTGCTGTTCGACCTGTGCGAGGACCTGCGGGTGGACGCGGCCCTCGATCGCATCATCCCGGGGCATCTGCGGCGCCTGAAGGCCCTGGCCGAACGTAACGGGGAGCCCGAGGGGGCGGCGGCAGCCTACTGGCGCCTGGCCCGGGCCAGCGTGCGCGGCGCCCTCGGCGAGGCGGAGCTGGACGAGCGCCTGCGGCCGCTGCTGGAGCCCGGGGCCACCCTGCTCGACGCCTTCCGCATCGCCAACCGCCTCTACGAGGAGGAGACGGGGCTGCCCACGCCGGACTTGGCCGCCCGCGACGAAGCCTACCTGCCCGGGCGCGGGCCCAATGCCTCCCGCCCCGTGTATCCCCGCAGCCGCGGCGAGGAGGACCAGGACCCCTCCGCCTCCGACGACCTGGAGGAGAGCCGCGGCGAGGAGGCGGCCAACCAGGAGGAGCAGGAAGGCGGCGAGACCCAGGAGGACCCCGACTGGTCCATGCCGCCGGAGGAGACCGGGGGCAGCGGCGGCCGAATTGGCGCTGGCATCAACACCGCCACGGCGGTGTCCGGCAAGCGCCGCCAGCGCCGGGCCGACCAAGTGGGGGTGGGCTATCCCGAATGGGATTACCGCGATCGGGACTACAAGCCCGACTGGGCCTGGATTCAGGAAAAGGGCCTGGCGGAGGTGGATCCCGCCGCGGCCGCGGAGATGCTGACCGCCCACGGCGACACCCTGACCCGCCTCAAGCGCGCCCTGCAGATGCAGAAGCCCCAGCGCCCGGCGCCCCTGCGCCGCCAGCTCGACGGCGAGGAGCTGGACGTGGAGGCGGCCATGGATTTCGTCACCGAGAAGCGCGCGGGCAACGCGCCGGAGCCCTACGTCTACCAGCACCGAGCCCGGGTGGAGCGCGACACGGCGGTTCTGCTGCTGGCGGACCTGTCCACCTCCATCATGGCGCCCTGCGAGTCGGGGGAGGGCCGGGTGGTGGACCGCCTGCGGGCGGGCATGCTGCTGTTCGCCGAGGCCCTGGACACCCTGGGCGACCCCTTCGCCCTGGCCGGGTTCGCCTCCAAGTACCGGGACAGCGTAAGCTACTACCCCATCAAGGAGTTTGGGCAGGCGCTGGACGCGGAGGTGCGCGGCACCATCGCCGGCATAAACGGCCGCCTGGCCACCCGCATGGGGGCGGCCATCCGCCACGCCAGCGGCCGCTTCGCGGGGGTGAACGCCGAGCGCCGGCTGCTGCTGATCCTGTCCGACGGCCGGCCCGCGGACTACGACGACGGCGGCGACCCCCGCTACCTGCACGAGGACACCCGCATGGCGGTGAAGGAGGCGGTGGATCGGGGCATCCATCCCTTCTGCCTGACCCTGGACCCCTCGGGCTCCGACTACCTGCCGGCCATCTTCGGCCCGGGCCACTATCTGGTCCTGGACCGGGTGGACGAGCTGCCGCAGCGGCTTCCGGAGGTGTACCTGCGCCTGCGGGCGGGATGA